GGATGGCGGGGCGGAGGATCGTCTCCACGAGGGCTTCGCGGTCCGAGGGGGGTTCCGTGGGCGTGGGTGCGGCCGGCGAACCGCTCGACGCGGGTGCCGTGGCGCTTGCGGATGGCGCTGTGGGCGCCGGCGTGCCAGCGTTCGGCGCAGCGCTGCCCGCCGCCGCGGCGGCGATGGTCTTCTCGTCATCGGCCAGGAAGTTCTGTGCCGCCGAGCGCCCCGTGAGCCCCGCGCGAAGGCCGAGCATGCTACCCAGCGGAGTGAGCACGGCTGCCCCCACCACCGCGCCCGCCAGCGCGCCAACCGCTGTAGCGGCAATCACAACAGGTCCTCCGATGGCCGCGCGGTACAGCTTCGAGAGAAGCGGACGATAGATCTTCTCGGCCCCCTGCACCGCCTTCGCCGCGCGATCGGCCTCGCTCACAGACGCCGCCATCAGCAGCTTGCGCAGGCTCTTCTTGCTCACCTTGGCGCCGCCGCTCTTGCCGTCGTCCTTCGCAGCACGCTTCAAACCGCGCATGACCTTGTCGACCTCGTAGGTGAGGTTCTCGACCAGCGAGCGGTTGGCTTTCTGAGACCCAACCAGCTGAATGAACTCGGAGAAGCTGCTCGACTTGAGCAGATCGGTGTTCATGAGGCGCTCATCGATGGCAAAGCTCTCGGTGGGCAGATACAGCGTCGGCCCGCGACGATCGGCGTAGCGCTCGTCCATCTTCTGCTTGAGCACGACGGCCTCGGTGGCCGCCACCACGTCCTTGCAGGCCTGCTTGATGGCGTCACTGCCGATGCGCGCATCATTCGCGATGCGCTCCGCCACCTGGATGATATCTCTCTGGTTGATGCCGAACTGCAGGTTGACGAAGCGGTTTATGCCATAGGTGGGACAGGCCATGATGTCTTCCTTGACATACTGCGCGAACTGCGGTTCAGCCACCACCGCCTTGAAGAGCGTCTGCAGGCTGTCGGCCATCTTCTGACCCTTGGTCGGAGACAGGTCGTAGGCCCCGAAGGTGTCGGCGAACTGCAGGTTCTTGCGACCGCCGGGGAAGGCCGCGGCCCCCTCGAGCAGCTCGACCAGGTCAGACGCGAACTCTGGTCCGCTCTTGTCGGACGTCTTGGGGTCAGCCAGGTACGAGAAGATGATGTTGGGGTCGTTGCCCATGAGCGTCTCAGGAGACGCCGACAGCACCTCGATGTCGCCCTTCTTGGCCAACGCGTGGATGAACGACGTGTTGGCCATGAGGCATGACCCCACGATGAGGTTGTCGATCTTGCGTGACTTCCCCGTCTCCTTGTTGAAACGGGCCAGGCCCTCGTGAATGGCGCTGGCGAAGTCGTCAACCGACATCGCCCCGTGTGCAGAGGCGTCATTCGATTCGCCATCGGGCATCAGGCCCAGCTCGGCGCCGCCGTGACCTGCCACCATGAGTCGCACGTGCTTGTCGTCGGGGTGCGCCTTGAGGGTGTCATACACGAAGTTCTCGAGAGTCTTGGGATCGTTCATCAGCGTCTTGGGATCGAGCGACGCGATGAGCTGCATGTCGTCGGGCTGCAGGTACTCGTTGCGCAGGTTCTTCTTGTGCGGCATGTCGCTGCGCAGCGTCACCATGTCGACCTCGGCGTTCGATCCCACCTGAGAGGCCCGCATGGGCGTGTCTTCGTAGATGCCGCCCTTCTGGGTCGGATCGAAGGGCGAATCGTAGTAGAGCATGAGGAGGTTGGTCTTGGGGGCCTGCGGATCGACGGGCGCTGGGCGGTTGCGCGTCACCTGCCCGGTCGCGGCGTATTCCTTGACCTCGCCCGGGCTGTCGAGGTGCACGATCGACCCGTCGCTGTTGAGCAGGACGAGACCGCCCTCGTTGATGAGGTTGAGATACCCGACCAGATCGTTGGCCTGATGAAGCGCGCCGCGCTGCAGCCCCGTGCTCTCACGCGAGAAGACATTCGGAGTGTTGACGGCATCTTCGCGAATCTTCTTCATGTCGTCGAAGTACTGCTGCTGCTGTGGCGTCATCGCGCCGCCAGCGATCTGCGACAGCTCGGTGAGCTGGGCGCGATTCAAGACCCGAGGTTCAGGGAGCGACATCTGATCGACGGGCTCGTCGTCTTCGTCCTGCTTCTTGGCCTTGGCCGCGATCTTCTTGAGCTCCGCGATGGGATCTTCGTGCTTTGCGGGGGGGACAACCGTGGCCACCCCGCTGCCCGCAAGCTGGTCGATGGCGTAGCGGCGCTCGTTGACCGGCTCATGGTTGGGATCCTTCGACAGCATCTGCGAGATCTGATGCTTCACCATACCCGCGATGTCGGTGACCTGCAGGTCTTCGGGAAGATCGAAGTCGGGGGCAATGCCATACCCCTTCTTCTCGAGGACGAGCACGGGCTCGATCACGGCCTCCTTGGCGGCATCCGGCGCGGGCCGCGACTGCGCGGCCTTCGAGGCATCGGCCGCGGTGCTCACCGTCGACGGAGCGCCGTATCGGTCGAGCAGCACCACCGACTCGCCGCGACCCAGCAGCACCGTGGCGCCAGCGGCGTCGGTAGGCAGGAGATCGCGTCCACGCGAGAAGGCGATCTGCCCCCCCGAGGCTTCGAGCGCCTGCAGGTCGGTGTGCACGGAGCGCGTCTCGGCGGGAGCCTGGTCGGGCGAAGCCTTCAGCTGATGGAACAGCGCGATCTCGTTCGAATCGCGAAAGGAGTAGATCTGTTCGGTCTTGCCCTCGAACACCACCAGCGCCTCTTTGTGCTTGTCAAAGCTCTTGATGGCGTGGCGCACCTGCGACTCGGAGAGCGTGAATCCGCTCTTGGCCAGGCTGGTGCAGGCGTCGGCGACAGGGCCGCTGGGAGGCTCGAATTCTGCAAGGGCGTCACCGAACAGCTTCTCGAGCTCTTCCCGGGTGACGACACGAGGGGCCTTCCCCGTCTTGTCGATATCGGCGGCATCCGCCTGCGACCCGCCGGGCTTCGAGGACGCGGGAGACCCCGTGGCCTTCTTCCTGACCGCGTGCAGATGGGGAAGATTGCCCTGGGGTGAGACGCCGTCGATCATGGGCAGACGCTCCGTTCACGATTTGCCACCTCTGCGCGTTCGAGTCTCCGGGACGCGTGTGCGTCCGACTCGAACGCCAGGAGATGATCACCGAACCGATATTGTCTCGTCATCTTAACAAGAAGTCTGAAAAAGTTCTTGCAAGATGCGATGACAGGTGTGAGTTCAACGGTGAATGGTATGAACAGATGCCCGCCGTGAGCAGGTCACAGATCGAAAAGCCCCCTCCCCGCCTGCCCCCGAAGACGGGCGCCGACGAACAAGAGGGGGCCTCTGGAAGCGCGCGGTCCGCTTCTTCGCGTCTACGGCGCCGACGAGACCGTGTACTGCGACGACGTGCCATCGTCCTTGTGCACGGTCTTGGCCACGCTGAGGCTCCCGTCGTCGCCCTGGCTGAGCGTCTCCGTGCGATAGGTGCTGCCCCAATCGCCTGTAGCCTGGGCGAAGAGATCGTCGCCGCCCTCGCCCACCACCTGCGTGCCGCCGCTCCCGTCGAAGGCGCGCGGCGTGCTCTTCATCTGCACCACGTGGCCATTGTCATCGATGGTGGTGCGGAAGCCCTCTCCGTCACCGGCATTGGCCGAGATGGCGACGTTGACCCCCCCGGGAAGCGACACCGTCCCGTTGTTCTGCTCGCTCCAATCGGTATCGTAGTGCTCGGGCACCTTGCCATCGATCATCTCGATGGGCCGCCCGTGAGAGTAGCAGATCTCGCGGGTGTGCCTGCCGTCTGGAGACGAGAAGGTGATGTGAGGGTCGTTGTCTTCATCGACCGCTTGCGTCATGGTCCAGCCGTTCGAGAACTTCGAGGTCACCGTCTGGCTGTCGGTCTGCTGCCACGACATGGGCGGAGCCTGCGACGCCTGAGACGCCGGGGATGCAGGCGTTGCGTGCATCTCGGACGAGGCGACGGATGGGTCTGCGGGGGACGGGTCTGCGGGGGACGGGTCTGCAGAGGACGGGTCTGCGGAGGGGGGCGCGTACGGTCCGACGTAGCCGAAAAGGGGCATCAGCGGCGGATAGCCCTGCTGCGGCATGAAGCTGTCTCCTCCGCTTCCCGCGAAGCCAGGAGGAAGCTGCTCGAGCGGCAGGCCGAGCGTGATCTCACTGGCCAGCGCATTCAGCCCCGCACCACCGAGGTCTGCTGCAGCCGCGGGATTGGCGCCTGCCAGCGTCATGGCATTCTGCCACTGGGCATTCTGCATCTGCATCATCGCTGCCGCATTCGAGAGTCCACCGATCATGATGTGACGTCCTCCTGTTCACGCATTCCGTGCCTGAGGCACGGGGGTTGATCGCAGTATCGACGACACAAGACAAACCGAGAGAAAAACGACCCCCTCGATGTTGACGCGGCGTTGCCGTCGTGTTAACAAGCGGCACCGTGCACCCGACCCCTTATATCAGAGCGTCATGAAGCCCCCCTCAGAGCCCCCCGCGCGGGCCCAGCACGCCTCTCCTCGGCGGCAGGCGGGCGTCATCGGGATACCGAACCCATGCTGCATGCCCCACACGCTTGCCGAGTACTTCGCGCGCTACGAGCGCGAGCATACGAAACCGCTCACGCGGCTCACGCACTTCGTGGGCATTCCGCTCATCGTGGCTTCGCTGCCGCAGGCAAGGCGACGACCCGCCCTCGCCGCCGCCATGTTCGTGGGGGGCTGGGCCTTGCAGCTGCTCGGACATCGCATCGAGGGGAACCGCCCGGCCTTCCT
This DNA window, taken from Pseudomonadota bacterium, encodes the following:
- a CDS encoding DUF962 domain-containing protein, coding for MPHTLAEYFARYEREHTKPLTRLTHFVGIPLIVASLPQARRRPALAAAMFVGGWALQLLGHRIEGNRPAFLDDPVYLLVGPLWVARELCGLPGQLINAVGLRDASRTAS